The following proteins are encoded in a genomic region of Romeriopsis navalis LEGE 11480:
- the sfsA gene encoding DNA/RNA nuclease SfsA — translation MPRSTAKSSTPSEPTYIYEYPQLYSGTLLKRYKRFFADIELDSGEQITAHCPNTGPMTGVCEIGNRVQVSLSDNKKRKLPYTWELIELHDNEQPVWVGVNTSLPNRVIRNALEQRIFTELTDYTEVRREVPYGQERSRVDFLLEGAAKDIYVEVKNTTWTDGTIAVFPDTVTTRGQKHIREMISLLPEYRAVMLYFINRGDCDRFAPGDDRDPEYGQLLRAAMSQGMEVLPCRFQVDPVGIQYLGLADLSF, via the coding sequence ATGCCTCGATCGACCGCAAAATCATCTACACCGTCTGAGCCAACCTATATCTATGAATACCCGCAGCTTTACAGCGGTACCTTGCTCAAACGCTACAAACGGTTTTTTGCGGATATTGAACTCGACTCGGGTGAGCAAATCACGGCCCATTGTCCGAATACTGGCCCGATGACGGGTGTGTGTGAAATCGGTAACCGTGTCCAAGTTTCTCTCTCCGATAACAAAAAGCGTAAATTGCCCTATACCTGGGAATTGATCGAGCTGCACGATAATGAGCAGCCGGTTTGGGTCGGGGTGAATACAAGTCTGCCAAACCGGGTGATTCGCAACGCTTTGGAACAGCGTATATTCACGGAATTAACGGACTATACCGAAGTGCGTCGGGAAGTGCCCTATGGTCAGGAAAGAAGTCGTGTTGATTTTCTGCTTGAAGGTGCCGCCAAAGATATTTACGTTGAAGTGAAAAACACCACTTGGACTGATGGCACGATCGCCGTTTTCCCGGACACGGTCACGACGCGCGGTCAGAAACACATCCGCGAAATGATCAGTTTGTTACCGGAATATCGCGCGGTGATGCTTTATTTCATCAATCGTGGGGACTGTGACCGATTCGCACCAGGAGACGATCGTGACCCAGAATATGGTCAACTCTTACGCGCAGCTATGAGCCAAGGGATGGAAGTCCTTCCCTGCCGGTTTCAGGTCGATCCAGTGGGGATTCAGTACTTAGGGTTAGCTGATTTATCCTTTTAG
- a CDS encoding M23 family metallopeptidase, which produces MAAKLFAVRRSRWILLVFGHRPELMFSKEMTSVINQFLTRVLQTLRSIVRSNRFLAMTTLSGLTALLLVVSQTWVGATGNTWQNASFPVENFQAYTSAFGYRSSPYGGGSRQFHRGLDMAAPEGSYIRNWWAGKVVEVSDNSACGTSVVIESGQWEHIYCHMQGHVERDASGRLYVIDRGGGIQIWEGQTVPAGSRIGRIGMTGRTTGPHLHWGLKYGGQWVDPALVLRAMYAQQGTASNPQISSR; this is translated from the coding sequence TTGGCTGCAAAGTTATTTGCTGTGCGGCGGAGTCGTTGGATTTTACTCGTTTTCGGGCATCGTCCTGAATTGATGTTCAGTAAGGAAATGACATCGGTGATCAACCAATTCCTCACACGTGTATTGCAGACGCTACGCTCGATTGTTCGCTCCAATCGATTTTTGGCGATGACTACCTTAAGTGGTCTAACAGCACTCCTGCTTGTTGTCTCGCAGACCTGGGTCGGCGCAACGGGTAATACTTGGCAAAATGCTTCATTCCCAGTTGAGAATTTTCAAGCCTACACTTCGGCGTTTGGCTATCGAAGTTCTCCCTATGGTGGGGGTTCGCGTCAGTTTCACCGCGGTTTAGATATGGCGGCGCCAGAGGGCAGTTACATCCGTAATTGGTGGGCTGGTAAAGTTGTTGAAGTTTCAGATAATAGTGCCTGCGGCACCTCAGTGGTCATTGAGTCTGGGCAATGGGAGCATATTTACTGCCATATGCAGGGCCATGTGGAGCGTGATGCGAGTGGTCGCCTGTATGTTATCGATCGGGGTGGCGGTATTCAAATTTGGGAAGGTCAGACTGTGCCAGCGGGTTCGCGCATTGGCCGCATTGGGATGACTGGCCGGACCACAGGGCCACACCTCCATTGGGGTCTTAAGTATGGCGGTCAGTGGGTTGACCCTGCGTTAGTTTTGCGAGCTATGTATGCTCAGCAGGGTACAGCTTCGAATCCCCAGATTTCTAGCCGTTAG
- a CDS encoding FG-GAP repeat domain-containing protein, which yields MLNHHSAGALGSEPPLHPAYAGQDLTFHPLTTGTNTPQGTAIRTIEPSIISDKPETNDHSLSGGNVKYEPQNPVVPTSDKPNTTGHSLGGDIKDEPKNPVVPPTVPPTDNPPTNPGSPTPENPNDQPPKNDGDSYVAKAELFWHHGKLGIGTAWYIDNGTELVGAQSLVYGAGVGDSRVGTAVEWGSSWKLSGAADFNGDGIQDHLYDNGVDILIATLGQLNGQTATLESAIAPTLNGQRAVIPNGWKLIGAPDMNGDGIGDLLFHSATEDATAIWHLDSQHQVTQAVFVRNATGEIAHTTPAGQSSPWTVDGWGDFDGDGDTDLLYHWEATGQTAIWRMDGHTVEGTVLVNAVTSTGVSLSVGDFNGDGIDDTVTRNPLTNETKIWTFDHNAIATETVLVTADIGWEIKAIADMDGDGTDDLVWEHKGLDISAIWIMRDGQRSPDSHWIHDFRTGSDQSRVHTGDAHWEIKATVDHPQLTA from the coding sequence ATGTTGAACCATCATTCAGCGGGGGCACTTGGTAGCGAGCCGCCCCTCCATCCTGCTTACGCTGGCCAAGATCTGACATTTCATCCACTCACAACTGGGACAAACACCCCGCAAGGGACGGCCATTCGGACGATTGAGCCAAGCATCATCTCCGACAAACCGGAAACAAATGATCATTCCCTGAGCGGGGGCAACGTTAAGTACGAACCCCAGAATCCCGTCGTTCCCACAAGCGATAAACCGAATACAACTGGTCATTCCCTCGGTGGAGACATCAAAGACGAACCCAAAAACCCCGTTGTGCCACCCACTGTGCCACCAACGGACAATCCACCGACCAATCCTGGCTCCCCAACACCGGAAAACCCGAATGATCAGCCGCCCAAAAATGACGGTGACAGTTATGTCGCTAAGGCTGAACTGTTCTGGCACCACGGCAAATTAGGAATTGGCACTGCCTGGTATATCGACAATGGCACGGAGCTAGTCGGTGCCCAGAGTCTCGTCTATGGTGCTGGAGTCGGTGATTCGCGCGTCGGCACCGCAGTCGAATGGGGCAGTAGTTGGAAATTGAGTGGTGCAGCCGACTTTAACGGCGATGGCATTCAGGATCATCTATACGACAATGGCGTCGATATTCTCATTGCCACATTAGGCCAACTCAATGGTCAAACCGCCACATTAGAATCAGCCATTGCGCCAACGCTGAATGGCCAGCGGGCGGTGATTCCCAATGGTTGGAAGCTAATTGGTGCACCCGATATGAATGGTGATGGCATTGGCGATTTGCTGTTCCATAGTGCGACGGAAGATGCAACGGCCATTTGGCATCTAGACAGCCAGCACCAAGTCACCCAAGCCGTTTTCGTCCGGAATGCCACCGGAGAAATCGCCCATACGACCCCCGCAGGGCAATCCAGCCCTTGGACCGTTGATGGTTGGGGCGACTTTGATGGAGATGGCGATACCGATTTGCTCTATCACTGGGAAGCCACTGGCCAAACGGCAATTTGGCGGATGGATGGTCACACCGTTGAAGGCACTGTTTTAGTAAATGCGGTCACCAGCACTGGGGTTTCGCTGTCGGTCGGTGACTTCAATGGTGATGGCATTGATGATACCGTCACCCGCAACCCACTCACCAACGAGACGAAAATCTGGACATTCGACCACAATGCGATCGCCACGGAAACGGTGTTAGTCACAGCTGACATTGGCTGGGAAATCAAAGCAATCGCCGATATGGATGGCGATGGCACTGATGATTTGGTCTGGGAACACAAAGGGCTCGACATCTCCGCCATCTGGATCATGCGTGATGGCCAAAGATCTCCCGACTCCCATTGGATTCACGACTTCCGCACCGGCAGTGACCAATCGCGCGTCCATACTGGCGACGCTCACTGGGAAATCAAAGCCACAGTTGATCATCCACAGTTAACGGCGTAG
- the ftsH gene encoding ATP-dependent zinc metalloprotease FtsH: MVRGLWKSGGSLITSGKHTGLLKTFLALSLMIGPATMAMPQRTLAQTATPQQKQDAQKLSYGELLKKIDEGKVASIRIDKQRRLATLFLEGQNPEKDKPYTTDLMIDNSELVERLKANRTTVESKPTADNRELVGLLIQLFVVMFLIVGVIVILRRSANSPGGPGQALNFGKSKARFQMEAKTGVNFEDVAGIEEAKEELQEVVTFLKKPEKFTAIGARIPKGVLLIGPPGTGKTLLAKAIAGEAGVPFFSISGSEFVEMFVGVGASRVRDLFKKAKENAPCIIFIDEIDAVGRQRGVGIGGGNDEREQTLNQMLTEMDGFEGNSGVIVIAATNRPDVLDQALLRPGRFDRQVTVDLPAYNGRLQILGVHARSKKIADDVSLEAVARRTPGFSGAKLANLLNEAAILTARRRKEAMTMQEVEDAIDRITIGMKLTPLLDSKKKKLIAYHEVGHALLMTLLPHAEKLNKVTIIPRSGGIGGFAQQAYNEELVDSGLYSKAWILDSIRIMLGGRAAEEIVFGHDEVTIGASNDIKNVAEFAREMVTRYGMSELGLLAFESENEMYSGRGGSLSNTDHSEKLAIKIDQQVRSIANECHQDALNLLGQYRDLIDELVDKLLEEETVEGEDFIKVVEAFQAKHNIPVGAAT, from the coding sequence ATGGTTAGAGGGTTGTGGAAATCTGGCGGAAGTCTGATTACTTCCGGCAAGCACACAGGGCTGCTCAAAACATTCCTGGCGCTAAGTCTGATGATTGGCCCCGCCACCATGGCCATGCCTCAGCGCACATTAGCTCAAACCGCCACGCCCCAACAAAAGCAGGATGCACAGAAGCTATCCTACGGTGAACTGCTGAAAAAAATTGACGAAGGCAAAGTCGCCAGCATTCGAATTGATAAACAACGTCGATTGGCCACACTGTTTTTAGAGGGTCAGAATCCGGAGAAGGATAAGCCCTACACCACCGACTTAATGATCGACAACTCAGAATTGGTCGAGCGGCTCAAGGCCAATCGCACCACCGTCGAGTCAAAACCCACTGCAGATAACCGTGAACTCGTTGGTCTACTCATTCAGTTATTTGTTGTGATGTTCTTGATCGTGGGGGTGATTGTCATCCTCCGGCGATCGGCGAACTCACCGGGTGGCCCCGGCCAAGCACTCAACTTTGGGAAATCCAAAGCCCGGTTCCAGATGGAAGCGAAAACCGGCGTAAACTTCGAAGATGTCGCTGGGATTGAAGAAGCGAAAGAGGAACTCCAAGAAGTTGTCACCTTCTTGAAAAAGCCAGAGAAATTCACCGCGATCGGCGCCCGCATTCCTAAAGGCGTCCTATTGATTGGCCCTCCCGGCACGGGTAAAACCTTGCTGGCGAAGGCAATCGCCGGTGAGGCCGGAGTGCCCTTTTTCAGTATTTCAGGTTCTGAATTTGTCGAAATGTTTGTGGGCGTGGGCGCTTCCCGGGTCCGGGATTTGTTCAAAAAAGCCAAAGAGAATGCCCCTTGCATCATCTTTATTGATGAAATTGACGCCGTTGGTCGGCAGCGTGGCGTCGGTATCGGCGGCGGTAACGACGAGCGCGAACAAACCTTAAACCAAATGCTGACCGAAATGGACGGCTTTGAAGGGAACAGTGGCGTGATCGTGATTGCCGCCACCAACCGGCCCGATGTCCTCGACCAAGCACTACTCCGTCCCGGCCGGTTTGATCGGCAGGTCACCGTTGACTTGCCCGCTTACAATGGCCGCCTCCAAATTCTTGGGGTCCATGCCCGCAGCAAAAAGATCGCTGATGACGTTTCCTTAGAAGCGGTCGCCCGCCGCACACCCGGTTTCTCCGGCGCGAAGCTGGCAAACTTGCTGAATGAGGCGGCAATTCTCACCGCTCGGCGGCGCAAAGAAGCCATGACCATGCAGGAAGTCGAAGACGCGATCGACCGCATCACAATCGGCATGAAACTCACGCCGCTATTAGACAGCAAGAAGAAAAAGCTGATTGCCTACCATGAGGTCGGGCATGCGCTATTGATGACATTGCTTCCCCATGCCGAAAAGTTGAATAAAGTCACCATTATTCCGCGCTCCGGTGGCATTGGGGGTTTTGCCCAACAGGCATACAACGAAGAACTGGTAGATAGCGGTCTTTATAGCAAAGCCTGGATTCTCGATAGTATTCGAATTATGCTGGGTGGCCGGGCCGCCGAGGAAATTGTCTTTGGCCACGACGAAGTCACGATCGGCGCCAGCAACGATATTAAAAATGTCGCCGAGTTTGCCCGGGAAATGGTTACCCGCTATGGCATGTCAGAGCTGGGATTACTCGCCTTTGAAAGCGAAAACGAGATGTACTCGGGACGCGGCGGTTCCCTCAGCAACACCGATCACTCGGAAAAACTAGCTATCAAGATTGACCAACAAGTCCGCAGTATTGCCAACGAATGTCACCAGGATGCCCTCAACTTACTCGGACAATATCGCGACCTGATCGATGAACTGGTTGATAAGCTGCTCGAAGAAGAAACCGTTGAAGGAGAAGACTTCATCAAAGTCGTCGAAGCCTTCCAAGCAAAACACAATATCCCCGTTGGTGCCGCCACCTAA
- a CDS encoding ATP-binding protein: MLTKAGYTVKSDLHSLNDLQAWFRQLCRRNQSQWTAIEGQVYRLNLALAEGFTNAVRHAHAGLPADTRIEVKVALGPAHVEIQIWDAGHPFDPNSIEEPQPGTLRKGGYGWFLLRRLVDRVSYDRQGNRNCLRMQKSWT; the protein is encoded by the coding sequence ATGCTAACCAAAGCTGGTTACACCGTAAAAAGTGATTTGCACTCATTGAATGATTTACAGGCATGGTTTCGCCAGTTGTGCCGTCGAAATCAGTCACAGTGGACGGCGATCGAAGGCCAAGTATATCGGCTTAATCTTGCCCTAGCTGAAGGCTTCACGAATGCTGTGCGGCATGCCCATGCGGGCTTACCCGCCGATACGCGGATCGAAGTGAAAGTCGCCCTTGGCCCGGCACATGTCGAAATCCAAATCTGGGATGCCGGTCATCCCTTCGACCCCAATAGCATCGAAGAGCCCCAGCCTGGAACCCTACGCAAAGGCGGTTATGGCTGGTTTTTATTACGCCGTTTGGTCGATCGCGTCAGCTACGATCGCCAAGGTAATCGCAACTGTCTCCGGATGCAGAAGTCCTGGACCTGA
- the petD gene encoding cytochrome b6-f complex subunit IV, translated as MSTQIKPDLSDPDLRAKLAQGMGHNYYGEPAWPNDLLYMFPVVILGTIACLVGLAVLDPAMVGEPANPFATPLEILPEWYLYPVFNILRLVPNKLLGVVLMASVPLGLFTVPFLEGVNKFQNPFRRPLAMTVFMFGTAVTLYLGAGAIFPVDKALTLGL; from the coding sequence ATGAGTACTCAAATTAAGCCGGATCTATCGGATCCGGATCTACGCGCAAAACTCGCCCAAGGCATGGGGCACAACTACTACGGTGAGCCTGCCTGGCCGAATGACCTACTCTACATGTTCCCAGTCGTAATCCTGGGAACGATCGCTTGTCTCGTGGGCCTAGCAGTGCTTGACCCAGCGATGGTTGGCGAACCCGCAAATCCCTTCGCAACACCGTTGGAAATTTTGCCTGAGTGGTATCTATATCCAGTGTTCAACATTCTCCGCCTGGTGCCGAACAAGCTCCTCGGCGTAGTCTTGATGGCATCCGTACCCCTGGGTCTGTTCACAGTGCCTTTCTTGGAAGGTGTGAATAAGTTCCAAAACCCATTCCGTCGTCCTTTGGCGATGACTGTCTTCATGTTTGGTACAGCTGTCACCCTGTATTTGGGCGCTGGCGCTATCTTCCCTGTCGATAAAGCATTGACCTTGGGTCTGTAA
- the petB gene encoding cytochrome b6 yields MSKVYDWFEERLEMEAIAEDITSKYVPPHVNIFYCLGGITLTCFLIQFATGFAMTFYYKPTVAEAFSSVQFIMNDVNFGWLIRSIHRWSASMMVLMMILHVFRVYLTGGFKKPRELTWLSGVVMAVITVSFGVTGYSLPWDQVGYWAVKIVSGVPEAIPVVGVLMADLLRGGASVGQGTLTRYYSAHTFVLPWLIAVFMLVHFLMIRKQGISGPL; encoded by the coding sequence ATGTCTAAGGTGTACGATTGGTTCGAGGAACGCTTAGAAATGGAAGCGATTGCCGAGGACATCACCAGCAAGTACGTGCCTCCCCACGTGAATATCTTCTATTGCTTGGGTGGGATTACGCTCACTTGCTTCCTAATCCAGTTCGCAACTGGATTTGCAATGACTTTTTACTACAAGCCGACCGTGGCTGAAGCCTTCTCTTCAGTGCAGTTCATCATGAATGATGTGAACTTCGGTTGGTTAATTCGCTCCATCCACCGCTGGTCTGCCAGCATGATGGTGTTGATGATGATTTTGCACGTCTTCCGCGTCTACTTGACCGGTGGCTTCAAGAAGCCCCGCGAATTGACTTGGTTGAGCGGCGTTGTCATGGCCGTGATCACCGTATCGTTCGGTGTAACTGGCTACTCTCTGCCTTGGGACCAAGTTGGTTATTGGGCAGTTAAAATCGTGTCTGGTGTACCGGAAGCAATCCCCGTTGTGGGTGTGCTAATGGCTGACCTCTTGCGCGGTGGTGCAAGTGTTGGCCAAGGAACATTGACACGTTATTACAGTGCCCACACATTCGTTCTGCCTTGGCTGATCGCAGTGTTTATGCTGGTGCACTTCTTGATGATTCGTAAGCAAGGTATCTCTGGTCCTTTGTAA